Sequence from the Amaranthus tricolor cultivar Red isolate AtriRed21 chromosome 16, ASM2621246v1, whole genome shotgun sequence genome:
TACAAATACtgtttatttgtatcttttattttaaagaaagatACAAATAAGAGTTACAAATGAAACTTTTTTTACTAGTGACATTCTTGATCTATTAACAGAAGTGGGTATGTTGGACTGCAAACCGGCGGATACCCCTATGATGATGAATTATGGACTTCAAACAATTGAAGGAGCCAAAGCTATTGACCAGACTCAATATCATAGGCTGGTGGGAAAATTGATATATCTCTCTCATACTTGTCCAGAGTTGGCATATACAGTATTGTTATCAGATTCATGCACAGACCTCAAGTTCAACATCTGGGAGCACTTTATCGGATCTTGAGGTATTAAAAGAGAACCCCCAGAAGAGGAGTTGTGTTCAAGAAAAATGGTCATCTAGATCTTCAAGCCTTTACCAGATGCAGATTGGGATGGTGATTGAGATAGTAGGAAGTTTACCTTTGGATACTTCACCTTGGTCGGAGGAAATTCAGTTACTTAGAGAAGTAAGAAACAGAAAGTTGTGGCGATGCCCAGTGTAGAAGTAGAGTTTCGAGAAATTGCAAAGGGGATTACTAAGATACTATGGCTCTGAAAGCTACTTTCGAAGCTAGTATTTACACCTTAGAGGAGCTGTAGACTTTATTGTGATAACATGGCAGCAATTCGTATATCTGAGAATCCGATTCAACACGATCGAACCAAGCATGTGGAAATTGATAGACATCTCATCAAAGGTAATCTAGAAGCAAAGGTGATGAGCCTTTCGTTCGTAAGATCCAAAGATCAACTTGCTGATATTCTAACCAAAGCTGTTACAGCTCAAACCTTTGAAGAAACATTGTTCAAGTTGGGTGTTGAAGACCCCACAACCCAACTTAAGGGGAAGAGTTAGTGAATAAAGTTAATTTAAGAAATAAGAATATATTGTAATCATCTTTAGGAAATAAGATCAATTATTTCTATAATTATAGCAAACGTAGATTAAGGAAAgtctatgtatatataaacaattataatCCCTGTTAATGAATATACACAGAAATTAAGCCCTTCTTAATTCTTATCTACGAATACTTAAACTATGCGCGTACTCCACCAACTAGTTTGAAAAAAATAGAGTatagttaattaattaagtccTTCGTATAGAAGCAAAATGAAAGGGATTATGAGAGTGGTGACTAGTGGGTCGGTCATTTTGTTTACCCAAGAATTCAACACAAGTCTGAACCACTCAAGCGGACACGAGAGAGACGAGGTTGAAGCTGGTAAGAATGGCATCAATGGCGTATTCAATGAGTTACCAATATAATCCCAAAAATATCATTCAGCAGAAAACCCATCAAATTATGAACTTCTCTCCACCTCTCTGCAGTCTTTCTTGCGAAGAGGAGCCGCAGAAGAAGAAGCTCAATGATCCAATCAACAGAAGAGAATTGATTCTTAGAAGCAGTGAGCTTGCTACACTTGGAGCTATTTTCCATTTCAGGTATTTCCTTTAAACGTTTTGTCAAAATTCCCAATTTGTTGATAATTGAATTAAGTACCACAGATTTAGCACTCTCACTATTCATATGTTTTGTTATCGATTTGTAAATCAATACCTGTTATTAAATTGGAGTTTGTACTTTATATTCAACTCAGATTTGAGATTGATTAGCTAAATGTACTAGATTCTTGAGAGGAAATGCTAATCTGTTGATTTGGGCCATCCcaacaaaatcaatttaaattttatattattattattatttattattattattattattattattattattattattattatgattttgttAATAAATATGCAGTGGAACTAAACCAAGTTATTTGGGAGTGCAAAAGAGCCCACCTTCCTTAGCTCTATGTCCTGCTACTAATAATTGTATTTCCACCTCTGAAAGTACCTCTGACCTCAACCATTATGCCCCTCCTTGGTAACTGATTCTATCTTTCTCTAATTTGATTCACACATTTATACTCAGCAATGCATTTTAAGATAAGACCATGTGATAAAGAATTTTGTCATGAAACAATATGTTATAAGCTCCATGGCTAATAGGTACTATATTTAAAGTTATCAAGTATTGAAAATGAGAGGTTCATAGTGAATAGTGATGTGCAAAACCTCTGCTATGAACTGATTAGAAGTTGAGGAATTCCTAAAGTGTAATAAATGAATTACAATGAAGTTTGTGGAAAAAAAGGATTGTACAAGAACGACCATAACCATTCTTAGCATTTGAAACCAATAACcaaacggcccgtttggttggtGTTATTAAGCGATGGTAATGGGACTGAAAatctagtgtaattttagttgaaaaatcttttaacTATCTTGATGATCATGCTTGTCcaatttcaatcatctcattgtCTTCATAAtattcattctaatgcattgCATTGTGAAAGGGGTATCAGGTGACAATAGAAATtcaaaaaatctttttttgatAAGTTTCACTACCATGGAAATaacatgaaacttttgatgaaattttacactataaattatttccattattatcatttagtaccactaaccacaTGGGTCGCATAGGAATGTCAATGCTGAGTTAATTTGTAGTGTACTGAATGATTGTGATAAACAGGAACTATAACCCTGAGGGAGGGAGAGGGAGCAAAAACCCTGTTAGTAAAGAAGTTGCAATGCAGGAGCTTCTAGAAGTTGTAAGTTTATGTTATAAAACATCTATGTAAAACTATTGGCCGTCTTATGCAAACCTAACTAACAGGAATTATGATATATAGATCAAATCAACAAAACCAGACAAGTTTACACCTAAAATCATGGAGAAGAAAGACGATTATGTACGCGTGGAATACGAAAGTCCCATAATGGGGGTAGGTTTTGCATTTTCCTGATAATGTTGGTTCATCTAATCATGGTATTTATGAGTTGCATAGAATTGATGTGTAGTTTGTTGATGATGTTGAGTTCTGGTTTCCTCCGGGGAAGAAGTCTATTCTAGAGTACCGTTCTGCATCTCGATTTGGGAGTTTTGATTTCGATGTGAATAGAAAACGAATCAAGGTTTGCTACATCAGTTTTTGGTTAGTAGATGTCTTATATCAGAATGATTCGTTGTGGTTGATACTGGTTATTGATGACAGGTGTTGAGGCAAGAGTTAGA
This genomic interval carries:
- the LOC130803264 gene encoding uncharacterized protein LOC130803264 isoform X1, with amino-acid sequence MASMAYSMSYQYNPKNIIQQKTHQIMNFSPPLCSLSCEEEPQKKKLNDPINRRELILRSSELATLGAIFHFSGTKPSYLGVQKSPPSLALCPATNNCISTSESTSDLNHYAPPWNYNPEGGRGSKNPVSKEVAMQELLEVIKSTKPDKFTPKIMEKKDDYVRVEYESPIMGFVDDVEFWFPPGKKSILEYRSASRFGSFDFDVNRKRIKVLRQELEKKGWASEYTI
- the LOC130803264 gene encoding uncharacterized protein LOC130803264 isoform X2, encoding MASMAYSMSYQYNPKNIIQQKTHQIMNFSPPLCSLSCEEEPQKKKLNDPINRRELILRSSELATLGAIFHFSGTKPSYLGVQKSPPSLALCPATNNCISTSESTSDLNHYAPPWNYNPEGGRGSKNPVSKEVAMQELLEVIKSTKPDKFTPKIMEKKDDYVRVEYESPIMGFWFPPGKKSILEYRSASRFGSFDFDVNRKRIKVLRQELEKKGWASEYTI